CATCCTGATCTGGGCCAAGGGCGCGAAAGAGTTCGGCGGCAAGTTCAAGGTGACCTTGTCGATGCTGCTGGAGATGCTGTTCTCCATGTTGCTGGCGCCGGTGCGGATGATTTTCCACACTCGCTTCGTGCTCGCCGCGTTCCTCGGCTGGGCCGCCACCTGGAACTCGCCGCAACGTGACGACGACTCCACGCCGTGGAGCGAAGCGGTCAAGCGTCACGGGCCGCAAACCCTGCTGGGTTTCTTCTGGGCGTTGCTGGTGATCTGGCTGAACCCGAGCTTCCTCTGGTGGCTGGTGCCGATCGTCGGTTCGTTGATGCTGTCGATTCCGGTGTCGGTGATCTCCAGCCGCGTGGGCCTGGGCCTCAAGTCCCGTGACGAGAGCCTGTTCCTGATCCCCGAGGAATACAATCCGCCGCAGGCGTTGCTGGCAACGGATCAGTACACCCATGAAAACCGTTACCACGCGCTGAAAGACGGCTTCATCCGCTCGGTGGTCGATCCACAGCAGAACGCCCTGGCGTGCGCGCTGGCGACGTCGCGTCACCGTGAGGCCGAGCCGATCGAATGGCTGCGGATCGAGCGTGTGCGCCATGCCTTGAAAGTCGGGCCTGACGGTTTGACCAACAATGAGCGTGTGCAACTGCTGAGCGATCCGGTAGCACTGGCTCGCTTGCATGAGCAGGTGTGGAACGAAGGTCATTCCGCGTGGCTGGAAGCCTGGCGCAAATCGGTGAAAGCCGATCCCCATGCGCCGCTGCTGCCGCTCAAGCCACTGAGTGCACAGCCTCAATTGGCATAAAAAGCCCCGCTTCTGAGAGGAGGCGGGTGTTTTTAAAGATCGCAGCCTTCGGCAGCTCCTGCACGGTATCAATCTGTAGGAGCTGCCGAAGGCTGCGATTTTTTGCTTTCAGTCCCGTGAAACAACAAATCACGCGCCAACACTTTTGCAAACGAGCGAGTGCGTTAGGCCCCGTCCGCGAATTGGTGCGCCCGGATAATTTTTGTCCGTATCGATGCTTTTCCTGAGGGGAGCTGGCGTTTGCGCGCCTCATGACGCTTATCTACGACGCGCCACACAACGTAGTGGCGGTGAATAAGGTCGGCAATATGGAGTAAGGCCGGTCAGACAGACCGCGTCGCGCCTCATCGCCAGCAGGCCGGCTCCCACACTGAAATGCATTCTCCTGTGGGAGCCAGCCTGCTGGCGATTGCATCAACTCGGTTCCAAGCGGACCGAGGCATGCACATCACCTCAAACCTTGAACCTGCCCACCAGCGTCTGCAAATGCGTCCCCAGCCGCGCCAACTCGACGCTGGAGGCCGCGGTCTCTTCACTGGCGGCCGAGGTCTGCTCGGACACATCGCGCACGTTCAGCACGCTACGGTTGATCTCTTCGGCTACCGCGCTCTGCTGTTCGGCCGCTGCGGCGATCTGCTGGTTCATCGACTGGATCGCCGACACGGTGCGGGTGATGCTTTCCAGCGAGCCACCGGCACGGCGGGTCAGTTCGACGCTGCTGTCGGTCAGGCTGCGGCTGTTGTCCATGATGGTCGCGACTTGCTGGGTGCCGTTTTGCAGACCGACGATCAGCTCTTCGATTTCTTCGGTGGACTTCTGGGTGCGTTGGGCCAGGCTGCGGACCTCGTCGGCGACCACCGCGAAACCACGCCCTGCTTCACCGGCGCGGGCGGCTTCGATCGCGGCGTTGAGCGCCAGCAGGTTGGTTTGCTGGGCCACGGATTTGATCACGTCGAGCACGCTGCCGATCTTGTCGCTTTCGCGTTTCAGGTGACCCATGGCTTCGGTGGAGTTGCCGACTTCCAGGGCCAGGCGCTCGATCTGCGCGATGGCTTCGCCAACGACCTTGTCACCTTCGCGGGCCTGCTGATCGGCGGCCAGAGCCGCTTCAGAGGCCTCTTCGGCGTTACGCGCGACTTCCTGCACGGTGGCGGTCATTTCGTTCATCGCGGTCGCCACTTGGTCGGTCTCGACCTTCTGGCTGTTGACCCCGGCGCTGGTCTGCTCGGTCACTGCGGACAGTTCTTCGGCAGCGCTGGCGATTTGCGTGACGCCATCGCTGATGCCGCCGATCAATTCGCGCAGGCCCAGGGTCATGTTCTGCATGGCGCGCTGGAGTTGACCGAGTTCATCGTGGCGCTCGGAAACGAGGTTGTGGGTCAAGTCGCCGGCGGCAATGCGCTCGGCCACTTTCAGTGTCTGGCTCAACGGAATGACGATCTGCCGTGTGATCGCCCACGCCGCGAAGAGGCCGAAGACCAGCGCCAGGGAAGTGGCCAGCAACAGCATGTTCCTGGCGTGTGCCGCATCGGTGTCACGCACGACGGTTTGTGAGGCGGTGAGTTTCTTGCTGACTCCGAGCAGGATGTCGCCTTGCGCGGCCATGCGTTTCAGGGCATCAGCCGTCGCAACCTGCGAGTCACGGAACTGAGTGACCGCGGCTCGGTAGGCTTTGAGCGCTTCGCTGGCCTGTTGCAGATTGGCGGTGTGCTGCTGCGGCAGTTTCGATGGAAGGCTTTCGAGGCTGTTCAACGCGTTGGCGATGGCATCCAGCGCCGGTTGTTCGGCATCGGCCTTGCCACTATAGGTGTAGCCGCGAACCTGATAGCGGGCTTGTTGCAGCAGCTTGCTGACTTCCACCACGTTGTTGAAGTCAGCCACGTTGTCGCCTTGCAGCAGGGACTTCTCGACTTCAGTGACTCGCGCCACAGCGTTGTCGGCGTTGGCGCCGAGTTTGCTGCGAGCGTCTTCGCGGCTGGCGCCGGCCTGCGTCATGGCGGCGAAGGCTAGTTTATATTCGCTGACGGCGGTCAATTGCTGGTCGATCATCGCTACGTCGGCCGGTTGTTCGATCAACGTGCGCGCGGTTTTCAGTCCGGTATCGAGTTGGCCGAGCAGGTCGTTGACGGCGCCCGGACCTTGTTCGCCGCGGCGCATCTCGTAATCCAGACGGGCCAGGCGCAAATCCTTGGTCAGCTCATTGAGGCTGGAAATGAATCCCAGCTTGTCGCCGCGACTGATCACATTACCCAGGCCAGTCCAGCCGGTAGCGGTGATCAACACCGTCAGAAGCAGCACCAGACCGAAGCCGACACCCAGTTTGCGATTGACGCTGACGTTCCCCAGTTTCTCGGCTAGCCATCGGTACATGCTGCAACTCCCACGGACCACAAGTTGGTTTTATGGGAGGTGTATCGGCTGGCGGGTGGAAATCTGTAGGCGCAGCACGAGTTTGGCTTGGTTAACCTGTGGTGAGGGAGCTTGCTCCCGCTCGGCGGCGTAGCCGGCGTAAAACAGTCGCCGCGATATTGGGGATTCAATGCGGTGGCCGCTTCGCGCCCAAGCGTGAGCAAGCTCCCTCGCCACAGGGTTTGGAGCGAAGCTCGGGGGACCGGATTAGAACAGGCGTGCAAGCAACGCAGTGACGGCAGTCTCTACGCGCAGGATGCGCTCGCCGAGCTGCACCGGTTGCAGGCCGGATTTGCCGAGTAAATCGATTTCGTAGGGAATCCAGCCGCCTTCCGGGCCGATGGCCAGGGTCACCGGTTCGTCCAGGCCGCGGGGGCAGGGCGGGTAATTGCCGGGGTGACCGACCAGGCCGAGGGTGCCTTCGGTGATCGCGGGCAGTCGATCTTCGACGAACGGTTTGAAGCGTTTTTCGATGACAATTTCAGGCAACACGCTATCTCTTGCCTGCTCGAGGCCGAGGATCAGTTGCTCGCGAATCGCTTCAGGTTCGAGAAACGGGGTCTGCCAAAAGCTCTTCTCGACGCGGTAGCTGTTTACCAGCACGATTCGCGGCACACCCATGGCCGCCACGGTCTGAAACACCCGACGGAGCATTTTGGGCCGCGGCAGCGCCAATACCAGAGTCAGTGGCAGCTTGGCCGGTGGTGGTTGGTCGAGGGTGACGCGCAGTTCGGCTTCATCGCTGTCCAGACGCAGCACTTCGGCCGAGCCCATCAGACCGCCGATACGCCCGACGCGCAGGCTGTCACCCACTTCACAGCGGTGAACTTCCTGCATGTGCGTCAACCGGCGATCGCGCAGGACCACTCGGTCGGCCGCAATGAAATCGGCCTCTTCGAGGAGCAGCAGGTTCACGCTTGGGTCGCTGGCGGCTGGTCGTTGTGATCGTCGACCGGTTGGTCGTCCGGGTGGTCGCCGCGCTTGCTGATCAGGCCGCCGAACAGGATGCCGATTTCAAACAGCAGCCACATCGGTACGGCCAGCAGCGTCTGCGAGAAAATGTCCGGTGGCGTCAGGATCATGCCGACCACGAAGCAGCCAATGATCACGTACGGGCGGATTTTCTTCAGGTATTTGACGTCGACCACGCCGATCCAGACCAGCAGCACCACGGCCACCGGGATCTCGAACGCCACACCGAAGGCGAAGAACAGCGTCATGACGAAATCGAGGTAGCTGCTGATGTCGGTCATCATCTCCACGCCGGCCGGGGTGGCGGCGGCGAAGAATTTGAAGATCAGCGGGAACACCAGGTAGTAGGCGAACGCCATGCCGGCGTAAAACAGCATGATGCTCGACACCAGCAAAGGCACGGCGATGCGTTTTTCATGTTTGTACAAGCCCGGCGCAATGAAGCCCCAGATCTGATGCAGGATCACCGGGATTGCCAGGAACAGCGACACCATCATGGTCAGCTTCAGTGGCGTTAAAAACGGCGACGACACGTCGGTGGCGATCATCGTCGCGCCCACCGGCAGGTACTGGCGCAACGGCGTCGAGACGAAGGTGTAGATCTGCTGGGTGAAGGCGAACAACCCGGCGAAGATGATGAAGATCGCCGCTACGCAGCGCAGCAGACGGGTACGCAACTCGGTGAGGTGCGAAACCAGCGGCATGTGCTGGTCGTTTTCTGGGAGATCGCTCATGAGACTCGCGGCGGCAAAGTGGTGTCGTGAGGGGCCGGCGTTGTCGGCGCGGCGGCAGGAGCAACAGGTTCTACGGATGCGACAGCCGCTGCCGGTTCAACAGTTTTCACCGTTTCCGTTGGTGCCGCGACAGGTGCAGCTTCTGCAATCGGTGCATGAATCGTCTGCTCCGCCACAGGTTCAACCGGCTGAACCGGCGTAGCCTCCTGCTGGGTCGGCGTGAAGATTTTCCGTGCCTCCTGCTCCAGCGACAGGATGTGCTCGTTGTGCAGTTGCCGACGAATCTCGTCGGCACCGATTTCACGTTCAACTTCCTGTTTGATCGCGTTGAAGCTGCGCTTCAGGCGCCCGACCCACAGGCCGGCCGTGCGCGCAGCCCCCGGCAGACGTTCGGGGCCCAGCACCAGCAGGGCCACGAGGCCGACGAGCAGCAGTTCAGAGAAGCTGATACCAAACATTAGTCAGTGCTCACACGTCTTTGCGGATCGGCTCTTCGACTTTTTGCGCCTGCACGTCGATGGTGTGCGGCTGGTTCACGGACTGTGTGGTCTGTGGCTGAACCGGTGGCACCGGTTGGGCCGGGGTCACAGTCGGGTCAACCGGCTTGTCTTCATCGTTCATGGCTTTGCGAAAGCCCTTGATCGACTCGCCCACGTCAGTGCCGAGGTTTTTCAGTTTCTTGGTGCCGAACACCAGAACGACAACAACCAGGATGACGATCCAGTGTTTCCAGTCAAAAATGCCCATGTTGCTGCTCCTCTCTAATAATTGTTCAGGCGGACGGGCGCGAGGCTTTCTCGGCGTGTCCGGACAGACCGAAACGACGGTCCAGTTCATCGAGTACAGCCTGTGGATGCTGCCCCAGTTGGGCAAGCATGACCATGCTGTGGAACCAAAGGTCGGCAGTCTCGTAGATCACGTCGCTGCAGTCACCGCTGATGGCGGCGTCCTTGGCGGCAATGATGGTTTCGACCGACTCTTCGCCGACTTTTTCCAGAATCTTGTTCAAGCCCTTGTGGTACAGGCTGGCGACATACGAGCTGTCGGCGGCGGCGCCTTTGCGCTCTTCCAGTACCTCGGCCAGTCGGGTCAGGGTGTCACTCATGGGTGTGTCCTGCGCAATAGATAGCGTGCGGGTCTTTCAGGACCGGATCGACGGTTTTCCAGTCGCCGTTCTCGAAGACGCGGTAGAAGCAGCTTTGACGGCCGGTATGGCAGGCAATGTCGCCGATCTGCTCGACCATCAGGATGATCACGTCGGCGTCACAGTCCAGGCGCATCTCATGCAGGGTTTGCACGTGACCGGACTCTTCGCCCTTGCGCCACAGCTTGCCACGGGAACGTGACCAGTAAATGGCACGGTTTTCGGCAGCGGTCAGTTCCAGCGCTTCACGGTTCATCCAGGCCATCATCAGGACGCGCCCGGTCTTGTGATCCTGGGCAATTGCCGGCACCAGGCCATCGGCGTCCCACTTGATCTCGTCCAGCCAGTTTTTCATCTTCGACTCCGACAGCGGGCCCCGCACTTCATTAGCAGGGCCCAACGTTCAAACAGTGTGCCAGTGGATCACACAACTGGCTATCGGCGAACGACCAGATACAAACCGACGGCCATCATGATCCCGGCCGGCCAGTAAGCCAGTTCATTCAGCGGCCCGCCAACGGCGAGTATTGCGCCGCCGGCCAGATGGGCTGTGCCGAGCAGCCGCAGGAACCAGTCGTCCCGGCGCCGATGCCACGGTGGCGGCGGGTCGTAGGCGTGGGGCTGGGACATGCGTTCGAGCAGATCACGCGCCATGTTGGCCAGGTGCGGCAGTTGCTCGAACTGGCTCTGCACGTTGCCGAGCAAGGCCTTGGGGCTGACGCGTTCACGCATCCAGCGTTCGAGGAACGGTTGGGCGGTATTCCACAAATCGAGGTCCGGGTACAACTGACGGCCCAGGCCTTCGATGTTCAACAAGGTTTTTTGCAGCAGCACCAGCTGCGGCTGCACTTCCATGTTGAAGCGTCGAGCGGTCTGGAACAGGCGCATCAGCACTTGGCCGAATGAAATATCTTTTAACGGTTTTTCGAAGATTGGCTCGCACACCGTGCGGATCGCCGCTTCGAATTCGTTGAGTTTGGTTTCCGCCGGCACCCAGCCCGAATCGATGTGCAGTTGCGCCACACGACGGTAATCACGCTTGAAAAACGCGAACAGGTTGCGCGCCAGGTAATCCTGGTCTTCCGGGGTCAGGCTGCCGACGATGCCGCAGTCGATCGCAATGTATTGCGGGCTCCACGGGTTGACGGTGCTGACGAAGATGTTGCCGGGGTGCATGTCGGCGTGGAAGAAACTGTCGCGGAACACCTGGGTGAAGAAAATTTCCACGCCGCGCTCGGCGAGCATTTTCATGTCGGTGCGTTGATCGGCGAGGGTCGCCAGATCGGTCACCTGAATCCCGTAGATGCGCTCCATCACCAGCACTTTCGGCCGGCACCAGTCCCAATAGACTTGCGGCACGTACAGCAACGGCGAGCCATCGAAGTTGCGTTTCAACTGGCTGGCGTTGGCAGCCTCGCGCAGCAGGTCGAGTTCGTCGTAGATGGTTTTTTCGTAGTCGCTGACCACGTCCACCGGGTGCAGCAGGCGTGCATCGGCCGAGAGCTTTTCCGCGGCGCGGGCGAGGATGAACAACCACGCCAGGTCCTGGGCGATGATCGGCTTCAGGCCCGGGCGGATGACTTTGACGACGACCTCTTCACCGGTTTTCAGCTGCGCGGCATGCACCTGCGCCACCGAAGCGGAAGCCAGCGGTTCGACGTCAAAGCGGCTGAACACTTCACTGATTTTCTTGCCGAGCTGTTCTTCGATCAGCCTGATCGACACTTGCGAATCGAACGGCGGCACGCGGTCCTGCAACTTCATCAGCTCGTCGGCGATGTCTTCCGGCAGCAGGTCGCGGCGGGTGGACAGGATCTGCCCGAACTTGATGAAAATCGGCCCCAGGTCCTGCAGCGCCAGGCGCAATCGGGCGCCACGGCTCAGGTCCAGCGTCTTGCGCGGGAACCAGCGCCACGGCAAGGCGTAGCGCAGCGCCAGCAGAAACCACGGCAGCGGCAGGGCGAACAGCAGGTCATCGAGGCGGTAGCGAATCACAACGCGCTGGATGCGCAACAAACGGCGGACGGCAAGCAGCTTCATGCGTTATCGCTTGGGTCGAGGGATCGGGAAAGGCGCTCGAAACGCGCCTCGAGACGTTCCAGATCGAGTTTGATCTGGTCCAGTTCACTGAAACGGGCTTCGGCTTCGCGCTGACCGACGAGGGTGCGCGATTCTTCGGCCAGGTATTCGCCCAGGTTCTGATTGAGGCTGGCGAACCCTTGCTGATACCAGCGTGCGCGGCTGCGCAGGTGACCGCCGACCAGGGAAGTGGCGACGGGGCCGAGCCAGCGCGAGAGTTCGTACTCCCAGTCCAGCTCGAGGTCCTGAAGGATCGCCGCCAGTTCCAGCAACACGCCGCTGTCACCGTCGAGTTCAACTTCAGGGCCATGCAGGACCGAGGTCTTGTCCTTGCTCATCGCCAGTTTCAACAGGCTGGAGGCCGGTGCACGCAAGGTGCAGTCGGCACCGGTTTCCCAGTGTGAGGCCAGCATCAAGCCTTCGTCGCTGGGCAAAATGAACAGTTGCAGCGCCGGGCTGCGGCAGTCGACGGCAATCACCTTGCCGCTCAAATGCGCCAGCCGCGGCAGCGCCGTGCTGTCGAGACGCAGCACCCGGTTCAGACCGAGTTCAACGCTGGCGAGCAGGCCGGCCAGCAGCATCAGGGTTTGATGCCGCGGTGCAGGGCGACGATGCCTGCGGTCATGTTGTGATAGGTCACGCGATCGAAACCGGCCTCGACCATCATCGACTTCAGGGTTTCCTGGTTCGGGTGCATGCGGATCGATTCGGCCAGGTAGCGATAGCTTTCCGAGTCGTTGGTGATCAGCTTGCCCATCAGTGGCATGAAGGCGAACGAGTAGGCGTCGTAAGCTTTGGACATCAGCGCGTTGGTCGGTTTGGAGAACTCCAGCACCAGCAAACGGCCACCCGGCTTGAGTACACGCAGCATCGAGCGCAGGGCGTCTTCTTTATGCGTGACGTTGCGCAGGCCGAAAGCGATGGTCACGCAGTCGAAGTGGTTGTCCGGGAACGGCAGCTTTTCAGCATCGGCCTGGACGAATTCGACGTTGCCGGCCACGCCGAGATCCAGCAGGCGGTCACGACCGACCTTGAGCATGGATTCGTTGATGTCGGCCAACACCACCTGGCCGGTCGGGCCCACGAGGTGCGAGAATTTCTTGGTCAGGTCGCCGGTGCCACCGGCGATGTCCAGCACGCGGTTGCCGGTGCGCACGCCCGACAGCTCGATCGCGAAACGCTTCCACAAGCGGTGCATGCCGCCCGACAGGAGGTCGTTCATCAAGTCGTACTTGGCGGCTACCGAGTGGAAAACCTCAGCGACTTTTTCCGCTTTTTGGCTTTCCGGAACGTTTTTGAAACCGAAGTGAGTGGTGGGTTCGGCATCGCTGCCTTTGCGCTGATCAGTCATATCGCTGTCACCAGAAGAGAATGCGGGACATTCTAATCCCGGTGGCCTGCTTTGTCTTGGCAAGGCTGAAGGTAAGATAGGCAACCGCCGGGACGTTTTGCCGCAGCAGCGGTCAAGATGCTTCAGGAAAGTATCCATAAAGCAGGAGTCATTCGATGGCCCGTATTAGTGTTGAGCGTGCCCACGGCCTGGGCAAGGAAGCGGCCCGCGAGAAGGCCGACCAGTTGGCGCAGAAGCTGTCCGATCAATATGGCCTGGAGCCGCAGTGGTCTGGCGATACCCTGAACCTCAAGCGTTCCGGGGTGAAAGGCGCAGTGCATGTCAGCGAAGATTCGATCCGCGTCGATGTGGAGTTGGGCCTGATGATGTCGGCCATGAGCGGCATGATCAAATCGGAAATCGAAAAGGCCCTCGATAAAGCCCTCGCCTGAGATCGAGCCTATACCTGTGGCGAGGGCGCTTGCTCCCGCTGGGGTGCGAAGCGCCCCCAACACTGGCACTGCATATTCTCAGGGACATTCGGTTCGCCAGTTTGCGACTGCTGCGCAGTCGAGCGGGAGCAAGCGCCCTCGCCACAATTGATCTCGGTCATGCAGCACCTGTTTATGTCAGTTGTTAGGGTGCCGTTTCTAATTTTTCTCCCTACTTTGTGCCTGAGCCCGACACTTTCGCGGGCAGTTCCTCAAACCTTCTGCGCGTGAGGTGCACCATGGCCAAAGTTATTTTGAAGAAAAAAATCGACGCTTCGACAACTGCTCTGAGCGACGTCAAATCCTATGCCCGCAAGATCTGGCTGGCAGGCCTGGGTGCCTACACCAAGGTCGGCCAAGAGGGCAGCGAGTATTTTCAAGAGCTGGTAAAAGCGGGTCAAACCGTTGAAACCAAAGGAAAAAAAGTAGTCTCCGAGAAACTTGAAGCCGCTAACGCCGAGATCGATGAAGCCAAGAGTGAAGTGAGCACATTCAAAGGCAAGGTCGAACTTCAACTCGACAAGGTCGAGAAGGCTTTCGACTCGCGTGTTGCAAGTGCCTTGAATCGTATCGGCATTCCGTCTAAACATGACGTTGAGACACTCTCTGCTAAGCTCGATGAGCTGACGGCATTGCTCGAACGCGTCGCGCGTAAATCTTAAGGAGAACGGGATGGCTGGTAAAAAGAACACCGAAAAAGAAGGCAGCTCGTGGATTGGGAAAGTCGAAGACTACTCCCGCAAAATCTGGCTGGCTGGTTTAGGCGTGTACTCGAAGATCGACACTGACGGCAGCAAGCTCTTCGATGCATTGGTCAAAGACGGCGAGAAAGCCGAGAAGCTCACCAAGAACGCAGTTGGCAAAAAAGTCGACGACGTCAAGGACTCCGCTTCCTCGGCCAAGTCGCGCATCAGT
This DNA window, taken from Pseudomonas fluorescens NCIMB 11764, encodes the following:
- a CDS encoding methyl-accepting chemotaxis protein, producing the protein MQNMTLGLRELIGGISDGVTQIASAAEELSAVTEQTSAGVNSQKVETDQVATAMNEMTATVQEVARNAEEASEAALAADQQAREGDKVVGEAIAQIERLALEVGNSTEAMGHLKRESDKIGSVLDVIKSVAQQTNLLALNAAIEAARAGEAGRGFAVVADEVRSLAQRTQKSTEEIEELIVGLQNGTQQVATIMDNSRSLTDSSVELTRRAGGSLESITRTVSAIQSMNQQIAAAAEQQSAVAEEINRSVLNVRDVSEQTSAASEETAASSVELARLGTHLQTLVGRFKV
- a CDS encoding 16S rRNA (uracil(1498)-N(3))-methyltransferase, giving the protein MNLLLLEEADFIAADRVVLRDRRLTHMQEVHRCEVGDSLRVGRIGGLMGSAEVLRLDSDEAELRVTLDQPPPAKLPLTLVLALPRPKMLRRVFQTVAAMGVPRIVLVNSYRVEKSFWQTPFLEPEAIREQLILGLEQARDSVLPEIVIEKRFKPFVEDRLPAITEGTLGLVGHPGNYPPCPRGLDEPVTLAIGPEGGWIPYEIDLLGKSGLQPVQLGERILRVETAVTALLARLF
- the tatC gene encoding twin-arginine translocase subunit TatC; its protein translation is MSDLPENDQHMPLVSHLTELRTRLLRCVAAIFIIFAGLFAFTQQIYTFVSTPLRQYLPVGATMIATDVSSPFLTPLKLTMMVSLFLAIPVILHQIWGFIAPGLYKHEKRIAVPLLVSSIMLFYAGMAFAYYLVFPLIFKFFAAATPAGVEMMTDISSYLDFVMTLFFAFGVAFEIPVAVVLLVWIGVVDVKYLKKIRPYVIIGCFVVGMILTPPDIFSQTLLAVPMWLLFEIGILFGGLISKRGDHPDDQPVDDHNDQPPATQA
- the tatB gene encoding Sec-independent protein translocase protein TatB, with the protein product MFGISFSELLLVGLVALLVLGPERLPGAARTAGLWVGRLKRSFNAIKQEVEREIGADEIRRQLHNEHILSLEQEARKIFTPTQQEATPVQPVEPVAEQTIHAPIAEAAPVAAPTETVKTVEPAAAVASVEPVAPAAAPTTPAPHDTTLPPRVS
- a CDS encoding twin-arginine translocase TatA/TatE family subunit, whose product is MGIFDWKHWIVILVVVVLVFGTKKLKNLGTDVGESIKGFRKAMNDEDKPVDPTVTPAQPVPPVQPQTTQSVNQPHTIDVQAQKVEEPIRKDV
- a CDS encoding phosphoribosyl-ATP diphosphatase → MSDTLTRLAEVLEERKGAAADSSYVASLYHKGLNKILEKVGEESVETIIAAKDAAISGDCSDVIYETADLWFHSMVMLAQLGQHPQAVLDELDRRFGLSGHAEKASRPSA
- the hisI gene encoding phosphoribosyl-AMP cyclohydrolase; protein product: MKNWLDEIKWDADGLVPAIAQDHKTGRVLMMAWMNREALELTAAENRAIYWSRSRGKLWRKGEESGHVQTLHEMRLDCDADVIILMVEQIGDIACHTGRQSCFYRVFENGDWKTVDPVLKDPHAIYCAGHTHE
- the ubiB gene encoding ubiquinone biosynthesis regulatory protein kinase UbiB, whose protein sequence is MKLLAVRRLLRIQRVVIRYRLDDLLFALPLPWFLLALRYALPWRWFPRKTLDLSRGARLRLALQDLGPIFIKFGQILSTRRDLLPEDIADELMKLQDRVPPFDSQVSIRLIEEQLGKKISEVFSRFDVEPLASASVAQVHAAQLKTGEEVVVKVIRPGLKPIIAQDLAWLFILARAAEKLSADARLLHPVDVVSDYEKTIYDELDLLREAANASQLKRNFDGSPLLYVPQVYWDWCRPKVLVMERIYGIQVTDLATLADQRTDMKMLAERGVEIFFTQVFRDSFFHADMHPGNIFVSTVNPWSPQYIAIDCGIVGSLTPEDQDYLARNLFAFFKRDYRRVAQLHIDSGWVPAETKLNEFEAAIRTVCEPIFEKPLKDISFGQVLMRLFQTARRFNMEVQPQLVLLQKTLLNIEGLGRQLYPDLDLWNTAQPFLERWMRERVSPKALLGNVQSQFEQLPHLANMARDLLERMSQPHAYDPPPPWHRRRDDWFLRLLGTAHLAGGAILAVGGPLNELAYWPAGIMMAVGLYLVVRR
- a CDS encoding ubiquinone biosynthesis accessory factor UbiJ; amino-acid sequence: MLLAGLLASVELGLNRVLRLDSTALPRLAHLSGKVIAVDCRSPALQLFILPSDEGLMLASHWETGADCTLRAPASSLLKLAMSKDKTSVLHGPEVELDGDSGVLLELAAILQDLELDWEYELSRWLGPVATSLVGGHLRSRARWYQQGFASLNQNLGEYLAEESRTLVGQREAEARFSELDQIKLDLERLEARFERLSRSLDPSDNA
- the ubiE gene encoding bifunctional demethylmenaquinone methyltransferase/2-methoxy-6-polyprenyl-1,4-benzoquinol methylase UbiE — its product is MTDQRKGSDAEPTTHFGFKNVPESQKAEKVAEVFHSVAAKYDLMNDLLSGGMHRLWKRFAIELSGVRTGNRVLDIAGGTGDLTKKFSHLVGPTGQVVLADINESMLKVGRDRLLDLGVAGNVEFVQADAEKLPFPDNHFDCVTIAFGLRNVTHKEDALRSMLRVLKPGGRLLVLEFSKPTNALMSKAYDAYSFAFMPLMGKLITNDSESYRYLAESIRMHPNQETLKSMMVEAGFDRVTYHNMTAGIVALHRGIKP
- a CDS encoding polyhydroxyalkanoic acid system family protein, producing the protein MARISVERAHGLGKEAAREKADQLAQKLSDQYGLEPQWSGDTLNLKRSGVKGAVHVSEDSIRVDVELGLMMSAMSGMIKSEIEKALDKALA
- a CDS encoding phasin family protein, which codes for MAKVILKKKIDASTTALSDVKSYARKIWLAGLGAYTKVGQEGSEYFQELVKAGQTVETKGKKVVSEKLEAANAEIDEAKSEVSTFKGKVELQLDKVEKAFDSRVASALNRIGIPSKHDVETLSAKLDELTALLERVARKS